The Oncorhynchus nerka isolate Pitt River linkage group LG11, Oner_Uvic_2.0, whole genome shotgun sequence genome includes the window ACAAGACCGTCAATGATGATTTATTATACAGTCTTCATGAATCATACGCATCATCCACTACTGAAGTCTATACATGCTCGTTTTCTACCGATGCCTAGTAGCCACCAAATCAGTTTTCTTCAAAATGCTTTATTAGTTATCCAAGGAGTCAGAGGAACCGATATTAAAATATTAAATTGTTATCATAATGGAGGATTataatgatgatgaggaggagaatgaggaagAACAGAAGTTACTTTGAGATTTTGTAAGTGTACAATTTTAACCTGGATGATTTAGTTAGGGCTTCGGAATGAAAAGTACTAGGTTGTCATGGTGAGGGTTATATAGAGGACTCTGCCAGCGGATCTGCCCCTGAGGCTGCTCCAATCCAACTCTTGACAACATACACTCATTGGACAATACTGTCAACCAGCGAAAACAGCCCACACTCCAGGCCGACTCTTTGCCTGTGCTAACATCTTTTGGCCATTTGCAGGTACTACCACAATTGTATTTTTAATGTatccttaatttaactaggcaactaggcaagtcagttaaatgaATGATGgcataccccggccaaaccataaCCCGGACTACACTGGGACAATTGTTCGctggcctatgggactcccaatcacggccggttgtgatacagcctggaatcgaaccagggtctgtagtgacgtttcaagcactgagatgcagtgccactcAGACCGCTACGCCACTCAGGAGCTTGTGTCAATGTAGGCTTAATTCCCGTACaaatcaggtacacacacacagtaatatgttTCATTATAGCCGAACGTCTCGCACTTCTTTCACAATCACAAAGGTTTCTGATGACAGATGTAAAAGTTTAACATGTGTTCCTGGGCCATGCGTCAGTCAGTGCACATTAGAGCGCCTTTGCGCACTACATGGGCGACAGCGGACCAACGCAGGTGAAGACTCGTTTGTGAAATAATGACTAAACCAGGAAGAAGACGTGAAGGAGCGTTAACTGTTTAGACGCTGGCAAGGAACCTCCGCGATTGTCTGACGGAATTTAGCCTGAGTGGATTTGGCGTCGCGCGTCTGTGAAGGAATGTGGATTTAACTTCAGTCAATCATCACATCCAACTCTCATGTCAAGTGACATATTTTAGGATTTTCCCGGCAATAATGCATGTTATTCTGGACACGAAAAATGGTATATTTCATGATGCAATCGTGAACGGTATGTGATAAATTGTCTTCCGCTTTAATCTGGATGTAGACAGTCTTTTGTAACTACAACAACGCTACACAGACAACATtgacaaagcagaaacagacTGTCACGGCTACTTTGCTATTGGTAAGCCTCGATTCAAACATAATACTCAGACTGTGATGAACATATATGGCTATGATATGGACAGGGTTTGGTTAGTTACTTTCTAAATGCAATCCGTTATCGTTATTAGTTACCTTTCCAAAATGTTAATTAGTTACGTAACTTTTGGGAttgcccaaactcagtaacgtaatcggTACTTTGTTTAAGAACCGTAGAAGTAAACAACATTTGGCGTGTCACCATAGTGATCTCTGCTCAGgcggaacaaacttaaacttgcaccttttaaaaacatgtatttttttaccATTGGTGAATTGAATGTAAATGAAAAGTGTCATAATGTATTTTCTTTCTCGAAAAACATCCTTTCTGGTTTTTCAAAAGTAATCaaagaagtaatcatctagtttttctaaagtatctgtaatctgattacattgaaAATAAAAAGGTATCAGATTACATGTAGCCATTTACCCCCCCATCCCTGTGTTACCCCCCATCCCTGTGTTACCCCCCATCCCTGTGTTACCCCCCATCCCTGTGTTACCCCCATCCCTGTGTTACCCCCCATCCCCGTGTTACCCCCCCCATCCCTGTGTTACCCCCATCCCTGTGTTATCCCCCCATCCCTGTGTTACCCCCATCCCTGTGTTACCCGTTACCCCCCCCACTCGTCCTGGAAGTTACCCCCACTCGTCCCTGTGTTACCCCCCCCATCCCTGTGTTACCCCCCATCCCCTGCGTTACCCCCCATCCGTGTTACCCCCTCCCCATCCCGTGTTACCCCCCATCCCCGTGTTACCCCCATCCCTGTGTTACCCCCCCATCCCGTGTTACCCCCCATCCCCGTGTTACCCCCCCATCCCCGTGTTACCCCCCATCCCGTGGTACCCCCCTATCCCCGTGTTACCCCCCCCATCCCCGTGTTACCCCCCCCATCCCCGTGTTACCCCCCCATCCCAGTGTTACCCCCCATCCCAGTGTTACCCCCCCATCCCCGTGTTACCCCCCCCCCATCCCGTGTTACCCCCCCCCATCCCCGTGTTACCCCGTGTTTGTTCTTCAATAACAGCCTGTGAATGTTTACTGTGAGTGGTTTTGTTCTTCAATAACGGCCTGTGAATGTTTACTGTGAGTGGTTTTGTTCTATAACAGCCTGTGAATGTTTACTGTGAGTGGTTTTGTTCTATAACGGCCTGTGAATGTTTACTGTGGGTGGTTTTGTTCTATAACGGCCTGTGAAtgtttactgtgggtggtgtGTCCTTCTATAACCAGTGGTGAAtgtttactgtgggtggtgtGTCCTTCTATAACCAGTGGTGAAGGtttagcatcatcatcatcatcatcatcatcatcatcatggcaCCTCATCCAGTGGTCCAGGCCATCATAGACCTCTCAGCTGGAGCGATAGGTAGGTCTACATCTAGATTACCTCCCAACTTGCACCCTCTTccctctagtgcactacttttagccaggttccatagggtagtgcactattttacaccagggtctatagggctcttgGTGGAACAGGCTGGCAACAATAAGGATCCCCTCAAACAATGTGTGGCAGGCTGGCAACAATAAGGATCCCCTCAAACAATGTGTGGCAGGCTGGCAACAATAAGGATCCCCTCAAACAATGTGTGGCAGGCTGGCAACAATAAGGATCCCCCCTAACAATGTGTGGCACGCTGGCAACAATAAGGATCCCCCCTAACTGGCAACAATAAGGATCCCCTCTATGTGTGGCACGCTGGCAACAATAAGGATCCCCTCTAACAATGTGTGGCACGCTGGCAACAATAAGGATCCCCTCTAACAATGTGGGGCAGGCTGGCAACAATAAGGATCCCCTCTAACAATGTGTGGCACGCTGGCAACAATGTGTGGCACCTCTGTCTCCTATCCATAtccctcctctgtttcctctccatgtctcttcatctccctcctcctttcctcccctcctccaatgcttcctctctatctccctcattctcccctcctcatctgtctcctccatctccctcctctcctcatctgtctcctctccatgtctcttcatctccctcctcctctcctcttcctcctcctcctccaatgtctcctctccatctccctccttctctatctcctctccatctccctcctcctcagtctcccctccatctccctcctcctcagtctcctctccatctccctcctcctctgtctcctctccatgtctcttcatctccctcctcctctccatctccctcctccccctcctcctctatctcctctccatctccctcctcatatgtctcccctccatctccctcctcctcagtctcctctccatctccctccctcctcctcctcctcggtctcctctccatctccctcctcatatgtctcccctccatctccctcctactcggtctcctctccatctcactcctcctcttcatctccctccctcctcctcggtctcctctccatctccctcctcatctgtctcttctccatctccctcctcctcttcatctccctccctcctcctcggtttcctctccatctccctcctcatctgtctcttctccatctccctcctctccatctccctcctcctcttcatctccctcctcccctcctatgATCTGAAAACTGTACCTAGGTACACCCAGTAGCTGTGTTTCaaaccctctccacctcctcggtctcctctccatcttctccctcctctccttctcctctgtctcctctccatcttctccctcctctccttctcctcggtctcctctccatcttctctcctctccacctcctcggtctcctccatcttctcctcctctccttctcctctccatcttctccctcctcctctccttctcctctgtctcctctccatcttctccctcctctccctcctcggtctcctctccatcttctccctcctctccttctcctgtctcctccatcttctcctcctctccttctcctctccctcttctccctcccatctcctcggtctcctctccatcttctccctcctctccttctcctctgtctcctctccatcttctccctcctctccacctcctcggtctcctctccatcttctccctcctctccttctcctctgtctcctctccatcttctccctcctctcctcctcctcggtctcctctccatcttctccctcctctccttctcctctgtctcctctccatcttctccctcctctccttctcctctgtctcctctccatcttctccctcctctccttctcctctgcctcctctccatcttctccctcctctccacctcctcggtctcctctccatcttctccctcctctcctcctcatcggtctcctctccctcccctcctcctcatcggtctcctctccctcctctcctcctcatcggtctcctctccatcttctccctcccctcctcctcatcggtctcctctccatcttctccctcctctccgcctcatcggtctcctctcctcctcatcggtctcctctccctcctcatcggtctcctctcctcctcatcggtctcctctccatcttctccctcccctcctcctcatcggtctcctctccatcttctccctcctaccctcctcatcggtctcctctccatcttctccctcctctcctcctcatcggtctcctctccatcttctccctcctcatcggtctcctctccctcccctcctcctcatcggtctcctctccatcttctccttcctctcctcctcatcggtctcctctccatcttctccctccGCCCATGTTGCCTTTAGGTGGGACAGCCTGTGTGTTCAGTGGCCAGCCGTTCGATACAGCCAAGGTGAAGATGCAGACCTTCCCTTCCATGTACCGAGGCTTCCTCCACTGTTTCATGGCCACCTACAGGTAAACACTTTACCGTAGTATTATTCCTGAATCCTGTGTATTTACAGTAGTATTATTCCTGAATCCTGTGTATTTACAGTAGTATTATTCCTGAATCCTGTGTATTTACAGTAGTATTATTCCTGAATCCTGTGTATTTACAGTAGTATTATTCCTGAATCCTGTGTATTTACAGTAGTATTATTCCGGAATCCTGTGTATTTACAGTAGTATTATTCCCGAATCCTGTGTATTTACAGTAGTATTATTCCCGAATCCTGTGTATTTACAGTAATAGTATTCCCGAATCCTGTGTATTTACAGTAGTATTATTCCCGAATCCTGTGTATTTACAGTAGTATTATTCCCGAATCCTGTGTATTTACAGTAGTATTATTCCCGAATCCTGTGTATTTACAGTAGTATTATTCCCGAATCCTGTGTATTTACAGTAGTATTATTCCTGAATCCTGTGTATTTACAGTAGTATTATTCCTGAATCCTGTGTATTTACAGTGGTATTATTCCTGAATCCTGTGTATTTACAGTGGTATTATTCCTGAATCCTGTGTATTTACAGTGGTATTATTCCTGAATCCTGTGTATTTACAGTAGTATTATTCCTGAATCCTGTGTATTTACAGTAGTATTATTCCTGAATCCTGTGTATTTACAGTAGTATTATTCCTGAATCCTGTGTATTTACAGTAGTATTATTCCTGAATCCTGTGTATTTACAGTAGTATTATTCCTGAATCCTGTGTATTTACAGTAGTATTATTCCTGAATCCTGTGTATTTACAGTAGTATTATTCCTGAATCCTGTGTATTTACAGTAGTATTATTCCTGAATCCTGTGTATTTACAGTAGTATTATTCCCGAATCCTGTGTATTTACAGTAGTAGTATTCCCGAATCCTGTGTATTTACAGTAGTATTATTCCCGAATCCTGTGTATTTACAGTAGTATTATTCCCGAATCCTGTGTATTTACAGTAGTATTATTCCCGAATCCTGTGTATTTACAGTAGTATTATTCCCGAATCCTGTGTATTTACAGTAGTAGTATTCCCGAATCCTGTGTATTTACAGTAGTATTATTCCCGAATCCTGTGTATTTACAGTGGTATTATTCCCTGTGTATTTACAGTGATtattcctgtgtgtgtatttacagtgGTATTATTCCTGAATCCTGTGTATTTACAGTGGTATTATTCCTGAATCCTGTGTATTTACAGTGGTATTATTCCTGAATCCTGTGTATTTACAGTGGTATTATTCCTGAATCCTGTGTATTTACAGTGGTATTATTCCTGAATCCTGTGTATTTACAGTAGTATTATTCCTGAATCCTGTGTATTTACAGTAGTATTATTCCTGAATCCTGTGTATTTACAGTAGTATTATTCCTGAATCCTGTGTATTTACAGTAGTATTATTCCTGAATCCTGTGTATTTACAGTAGTATTATTCCTGAATCCTGTGTATTTACAGTAGTATTATTCCTGAATCCTGTGTATTTACAGTAGTATTATTCCTGAATCCTGTGTATTTACAGTAGTATTATTCCTGAATCCTGTGTATTTACAGTAGTATTATTCCTGAATCCTGTGTATTTACAGTAGTATTATTCCTGAATCCTGTGTATTTACAGTAGTATTATTCCTGAATCCTGTGTATTTACAGTAGTATTATTCCTGAATCCTGTGTATTTACAGTAGTATTATTCCTGAATCCTGTGTATTTACAGTGGTATTATTCCTGAATCCTGTGTATTTACAGTAGTATTATTCCTGAATCCTGTGTATTTACAGTAGTATTATTCCTGAATCCTGTGTATTTACAGTAGTATTATTCCTGAATCCTGTGTATTTACAGTAGTATTATTCCTGAATCCTGTGTATTTACAGTGGTATTATTCCTGAATCCTGTGTATTTACAGTGGTATTATTCCTGAATCCTGTGTATTTACAGTGGTATTATTCCTGAATCCTGTGTATTTACAGTAGTAGTATTCCTGAATCCTGTGTATTTACAGTAGTATTATTCCTGAATCCTGTGTATTTACAGTGGTATTATTCCTGAATCCTGTGTATTTACAGTGGTATTATTCCTGAATCCTGTGTATTTACAGTGGTATTATTCCTGAATCCTGTGTATGTACAGTGGTATTATTCCTGAATCCTGTGTATTTACAGTGGTATTATTCCTGAATCCTGTGTATTTACAGTAGTATTATTCCTGAATCCTGTGTATTTACAGTAGTATTATTCCTGAATCCTGTGTATTTACAGTAGTATTATTCCTGAATCCTGTGTATTTACAGTAGTATTATTCCTGAATCCTGTGTATTTACAGTAGTATTATTCCTGAATCCTGTGTATTTACAGTAGTATTATTCCTGAATCCTGTGTATTTACAGTAGTATTATTCCTGAATCCTGTGTATTTACAGTAGTATTATTCCTGAATCCTGTGTATTTACAGTAGTATTATTCCTGAATCCTGTGTATTTACAGTAGTATTATTCCTGAATCCTGTGTATTTACAGTAGTATTATTCCTGAATCCTGTGTATTTACAGTAGTATTATTCCTGAATCCTGTGTATTTACAGTAGTATTATTCCTGAATCCTGTGTATTTACAGTGGTATTATTCCTGAATCCTGTGTATTTACAGTGGTATTATTCCTGAATCCTGTGTATTTACAGTAGTATTATTCCTGAATCCTGTGTATTTACAGTAGTAGTATTCCTGAATCCTGTGTATTTACAGTAGTAGTATTCCTGAATCCTGTGTATTTACAGTAGTATTATTCCTGAATCCTGTGTATTTACAGTAGTATTATTCCTGAATCCTGTGTATTTACAGTAGTATTATTCCCGAATCCTGTGTATTTACAGTAGTATTATTCCCGAATCCTGTGTATTTACAGTAGTATTATTCCCAAATCCTGTGTATTTACAGTAGTATTATTCCTGAATCCTGTGTATTTACAGTAGTATTATTCCTGAATCCTGTGTATTTACAGTAGTATTATTCCTTAATCCTGTGTATTTAGAGTAGTATTATTCCTGAATCCTGTGTATTTAGGGTAGTATTATTCCTGAATCCTGTGTATTTACAGTAGTATTATTCCTGAATCCTGTGTATTTACAGTAGTATTATTCCTGAATCCTGTGTATTTACAGTAGTATTATTCCTGAATCCTGTGTATTTACAGTAGTATTATTCCTGAATCCTGTGTATTTACAGTAGTATTATTCCTGAATCCTGTGTATTTACAGTAGTATTATTCCTGAATCCTGTATATTTAGGGTAGTATTATTCCTGAATCCTGTATATTTACAGTAGTATTATTCCTGAATCCTGTATATTTAGGGTAGTATTATTCCTGAATCCTGTATATTTACCTTTCAagtaaatacagtaccagtcaaaagtttggacacacctgctcattccagggtttattctttatttgtactactttctacattgtagaataatagtgaagacatcaaaactatgaaataacacatatggagtcatgtagtaaccaaaaaaagtgtcaaacaaatctaaatgtatttcttcaaagtagacaccctttgccttgatgatagcttgtgtgtccaaacttttgactggtactgtatatactgtacatacactacatgaccaaaattaTGTGGTCACCTgctcgtccaacatctcattccagaatcacgggcattaatatggagttgatcccccattagctgctataacagcctttactcttctgggaaggctttctactagatgttggaacatttctgtggggacttgcttccattcagccacaagagcattagtgaggtcgggaacACTGATGTTGTGGGTGATTAGGCAcggtgcattgtcatgctgaaagatgaagggccttccccaaactgttggaagcacagaatcgtctagaatgttattgtatgctgtagcattaagatttccacATAACGCGgatccactgctccagagtccactgctccagagtccactgctccagagtccactgctctagagtccactgctctagagtccactgctctagagtccactgctccagagtccactgctccagagtccactgctctagagtccactgctctagagtccactgctctctagagtccactgctctagagtccactgctccagagtccactgctccagagtccactgctctagagtccactgctctagagtccactgctctagagtccactgctctagagtccactgctccagagtccactgctctagagtccactgctctagagtccactgctctagagtccactgctctccactgctctagagtccactgctctagagtccactgctctctagagtccactgctctagagtccactgctccagagtccactgctccagagtccactgctctagagtccactgctctagagtccactgctctagagtccactgctctagagtccactgctccagagtccactgctccagagtccactgctctagagtccactgctccagagtccactgctctagagtccactgctctagagtccactgctctagagtccactgctccagagtccactgctccagagtccactgctctagagtccactgctccagagtccactgctccagagtccactgctccagagtccactgctctagagtccactgctctagagtccactgctccagagtccactgctctagagtccactGCTCTCTAgagtccactgctccagagtccaatggcggcgagctttacaccactccagccgacgcttgtcaTTGGACATGGTGATCTTTGGCTTGTGagcggctgctcggccacggaaacccatttcatgaagctcccgacaaacagttattgtactGATGTTGTTTGTTTGGAACtcgttagtgagtgttgcaaccaaggacagaggATTTGTACGGGCTTCAGCACTCGCcactcccgttctgtgagcttgtgtggcctaccacttcgtggctgagccgttgttgctccgagACGTTTtcacttcataataacagcacttacagctcACCGGGGGCATCTCTAGCAGGGCGgaaattttacgaactgacttgttggaaaggcggtatcctataacggtgccacgttgaaagtcactgatctcttcagtatgggccattctactgccaatgtttgtctatggagattgcatgattttatacacctatcagcaacaggtgtgactgaaatagccaaatcatctaatttgaagaggtgtccacatactgctgtatatatagtttaTCTTGATGAAGACTAACACAACATAACGATCTGTTTGAagtaataaaaatgtatttttccaaGTTTTCCAACTTCCATTATCCTCCAAGAGTTTCTGAATCGGAAAACCTGTGTTTCCTGTCAATGTTACCTGACGGGTCTGTAGACAGATGGGTCTGAGAGGGCTGTACCAGGGAGCCACCCCAGCCCTCATAGCCAACATCGCAGAGAACGCTGTCCTTTTCATGAGCTATGGTTTCTGTCAGGACGTGTTGCGGCGAATCACTGGGATGGACCGAGCCGTAGAACTCAGGTTAGACTGCCATGTAGGACCACAAAGACAAGCTTTTGCATTGTTAGGCTCTTTCTACAGGGTCTTTCTACAGGGTCTTTCTACAGGGTCTTTCTTCAGGGTCTTTCTTCAGGGTCTTCAGGGTCTTTCTACAGGGTCTTTCTACAGGGTCTTTCTTCAGGGTCTTTCTTCAGAGTCTTTCTACAGGGTCTTTCTTCAGGGTCTACAGGGTCTTTCTTCAGGGTCTTTCAACAGGGTCTTTCTTCAGGGTCTTTCTTCAGGGTCTACAGGGTCTTTCTTCAGGGTCTTTCTACAGGGTCTTCAGGGTCTTTCTTCAGGGTCTTTTTACAGGGTCTTTCTTCAGGGTCTTTCTTCAGGGTCTTTCTACAGGGTCTTTCTACAGGGTCTTTCTACAGGGTCTTCAGGGTCTTTCTTCAGGGTCTTCAGGGTCTTTCTTCAGGGTCTTTCTACAGGGTCTTATGAAGTGTGTATTGTGTATAATACTATAATTCTGTCCAAGCAGATAATTGTATATGCATGTAATTCAACAATGATCTTTCCAAGTCTTTCATATGACATTTAAACATCAGTTGTGTCACATGACCTTTAAATATCAGTTGTGTCACATGACCTTTAAATATCAGTTGTGTCATATGACCTTTAAACATCAGTTGTGTAACAGTAACCAGAGGTTAGGATGTTGTGTTCTTTGCCAATTTACTGCAAAAAGATGTTCCCTCTGCTATGGTTCTCCTCCTTCATTCCTCACCACCGGTCCCTGGTCCTCTCCTTAGTGACCTCCAGAAGGCGTGTTCAGGCTCCCTAgcctccatcttctcctccctggCTCTCTGTCCCACAGAGCTGGTCAAGTGTCGTCTGCAGGCCATGCATGAGATGGAGGCCTCCGGTAAGATACCCGCAAGGCAGAAGAGGTAAGAGAAGATGCTATAATACCGTGCTTCTACCTCTGCATGGGAGGAGGGGGGCTCTTAATAATAATTTTGATGCATGAGATGGAGGCCTCCGGTAAGATACCTGCAAGGCAGTGGGATTCATACCTCCAATAtctgtgttgtgtctctctgGGTCCAGTTCGGTGTGGTCCGTGGTTCGGACTGTGTTGAGGAAGGACGGTCCTCTTGGGTTCTACCAGGGTTTGACTACAACCATCGTCAGGGAGGTGCCCGGGTATTTCTGCTTCTTCGGAGCCTACGAGCTCTGTCGCACGACATTTGCTCAGCATCTGAACACCGAAAAGGATGGCATAGGTATGATGGTGAAATCATGAACACCTGTTGTATCTATGTATTCATTCAAGTTTTGCAATGCAACTATTTGAGTAAttactgtgttccaaatggctcctccccttccctcccctctcctcttctcatctccctctctactcatcatctctcctctcatcatctctcctcccctctcctctcatcatctctcctccccgctcccctctcctctcatcaactctcctcccctctcctctccccctctcctctcctcctctctcccctctcccctcatcatctctcctcccctctcctctcatcatctctcctcccctctcctctcatcatctctcctcccctctcctctcatcatctctcctcccctctcccctcatcatctctcctcccctctccctcatcatctctcctcccctctcccctctcctctcatcatctctctcccctctccctcatcatctctcctcccctctcctctcatcatctctcctcccctctcctctcatcatctctcctcccctctcctctcatgatctctcctcccctctcccctctcctctcatcatctctcctcccctctcccctcatcatctctcctcccctctcccctctcctcatctctcctcccctctccctcatcatctcccctcccatctcctctcctcatctctcctcccatcatctcttctctcctctcccctctcttctcccctctcataatctctcatcatctctcctcccatcatctcttctcccttctcatcatctctcctcccctctcctcctctctcctctcttctcatcatttctcctcccctctcatcctctcctctcctctcctctcctctccctccctccctcctctcctctcctctcctctcctctcctcctcctccctccctcctctcccctcccccctccctcctccctcctctcctctctctcctctcctccctctccctctcctctccctccctctcccc containing:
- the slc25a15a gene encoding solute carrier family 25 member 15a codes for the protein MAPHPVVQAIIDLSAGAIGGTACVFSGQPFDTAKVKMQTFPSMYRGFLHCFMATYRQMGLRGLYQGATPALIANIAENAVLFMSYGFCQDVLRRITGMDRAVELSDLQKACSGSLASIFSSLALCPTELVKCRLQAMHEMEASGKIPARQKSSVWSVVRTVLRKDGPLGFYQGLTTTIVREVPGYFCFFGAYELCRTTFAQHLNTEKDGIGVVPLMFSGGFGGACLWLVVYPIDCVKSRIQVHSLAGRQQGFINTLMGIIRTEGVAPLYSGLTPTMIRTFPANGALFLAYELSRKAMMQKFGDV